A portion of the Aphelocoma coerulescens isolate FSJ_1873_10779 chromosome 1, UR_Acoe_1.0, whole genome shotgun sequence genome contains these proteins:
- the LOC138120993 gene encoding LOW QUALITY PROTEIN: olfactory receptor 52B2-like (The sequence of the model RefSeq protein was modified relative to this genomic sequence to represent the inferred CDS: inserted 1 base in 1 codon), whose amino-acid sequence MSPFNLTGSTPATFILAGIPGMEQLHVWISIPFCSMYLAALLGNVVLLFTIWTERSLHQPMYLFLSMLAIADLTLSTTTVPKMLALFWFRAGEISFGACLTQMFFLHFTCSAESVILLAMALDRXVAICFLLWYGVVLTPSAVAKTGLAALLRSFCIIFPCIFLLRRLPFCGHNVIPRTYCEHIGIARLACADISVNVWCSLMVPFTVIVLDLVLIAVSYGFILLALSRLLSRSARHKAFHTCGSHVRVLFLFYIPAVFTALTQRFGRNIPPTLHILLANLYVLFPPLLNPIVYGVRTQQIRDKVVKVFVCPKSHLLR is encoded by the exons ATGTCCCCATTCAATCTGACCGGCTCGACACCAGCCACATTCATCCTGGCTGGGATCCCAGGCATGGAGCAGCTGCACGTCTGGATCTCGATCCCATTCTGCTCCATGTACCTGGCAGCCCTGCTGGGAAACGTTGTCCTGCTGTTCACCATATGGACCGAGCGCAGCCTCCACCAGCCCATGTACCTCTTCCTGTCCATGCTGGCCATCGCTGACCTCACGCTCTCCACCACGACAGTGCCCAAGATGCTGGCTCTGTTCTGGTTCCGAGCTGGGGAGATCTCCTTTGGCGCCTGCCTGACCCAGATGTTCTTCCTGCACTTCACCTGCTCAGCAGAGTCGGTGATCCTGTTGGCGATGGCCTTGGACC TTGTTGCCATCTGCTTCCTGCTGTGGTATGGGGTGGTGCTGACCCCATCAGCTGTGGCCAAAACAGGGCTGGCAGCTTTGCTGAGGAGTTTCTGCATCATTTTCCCCTGCATTTTCCTCCTGAGGCGGCTGCCGTTCTGCGGGCACAACGTCATCCCGCGCACCTACTGCGAGCACATCGGCATCGCCCGCCTGGCCTGCGCCGACATCTCCGTCAACGTCTGGTGCAGCCTCATGGTGCCTTTCACCGTGATCGTGCTGGATCTGGTCCTCATCGCTGTCTCCTACGGCTTCATCCTTCTGGCACTGTCCAGGCTCCTGTCCAGGTCTGCCCGCCACAAGGCTTTCCACACCTGCGGCTCTCATGTCCGTGTGCTGTTCCTGTTCTACATCCCCGCCGTTTTCACTGCTCTAACACAACGCTTTGGTCGGAACATCCCCCCCACGCTCCACATCCTGCTGGCCAACCTGTACGTGCTGTTCCCGCCGCTGCTGAACCCCATTGTGTACGGGGTGAGAACACAGCAGATCAGGGACAAGGTTGTGAAGGTGTTCGTCTGCCCCAAGAGCCACCTGCTGAGATGA